In Ostrea edulis chromosome 4, xbOstEdul1.1, whole genome shotgun sequence, a single window of DNA contains:
- the LOC130054230 gene encoding toll-like receptor 4, translating to MRYYFYWLVCLGFLHVTNASGSESGLSCCSQSKCRCSISSFGITADCSNLGLFESPDFNHSVTVIDLSFNFLHTFPEAGKLPRSLKYINMTKNKFTTFSNNSFRELPELVYLNLSHNDFSLNDRTFPSGVFSKLSNLRLLDLQRFSSTKDMNDKYPTAALSTLKNLTALYINGLPNSVLGRGIENLRQLSTLVISGNSGWCRITLITENTFRHVPFLEKLDISNCGVEHIALGSFSFLKKLKELSLSHNRQATFKILKNVSIDLLQTPVQILRLETLYCTYGMGIKLRVEDIRYFRNTSIRELYIGENRLEQIEPGFSHYLPKHLRLLSAPYNRFTFGLYLIEMCSLDSLEEIDISHRLEEPTANKHDFMCFNFDGMSCTENKRQVKIKTWARSSFWSNPYADPYNITLCVPKYLRVLHINHASLGPTLINITIPNNSLTSVYLQNNFFREFNGYLFGFNKIKLLDLSNNFCGRVSPTFFEYVPSLETLILNNNYLGETLSKDNNYVFRYLKNLRQLELKQNRINNLATTVFYNLINLQSLDLSMNVITEWKLDMGRLPSLKCLDLSNNQISFLSPSSTKQIDKLTGKRAISINLANNPLLCNCETKYFINWVHQRWVSKSITFINVENYTCLIHKSNEIQIQKFKNTKHLKDIVTHLEHECISSVAIIVVATCALILSAIILCCGLVYRYRWRLRYLYYMTKSRFHGYRALRHDHFKYDAFISYADEDRSFVVSKFIPELEEQSGLRLCLHNRDFLPGYDIAENILTAVQQSKKTIAILSGNYITSYWCMYELNMARMEGIYSREGEDVLFLVIYDHMRYEDIPLTLMDLMEKKSYIEFPNDEYGDVVFWNKVRETIGHH from the coding sequence ATGAGATACTATTTCTATTGGCTGGTGTGTTTAGGATTTCTCCACGTCACCAATGCTTCGGGATCAGAGTCTGGTCTATCCTGTTGTTCGCAAAGTAAATGCAGATGTAGCATATCAAGCTTTGGAATCACAGCCGACTGTTCGAATTTGGGATTATTTGAATCTCCAGATTTTAATCACTCAGTGACTGTCATAGACTTGAGCTTTAATTTTCTTCACACTTTCCCAGAAGCAGGAAAACTACCACGATCgctgaaatatatcaatatgacaaaaaacaaatttactACTTTTAGTAACAACAGCTTCCGTGAGTTACCGGAGCTGGTTTACCTGAATCTTTCTCATAACGATTTCAGTCTAAACGATAGAACTTTCCCTTCCGGTGTATTTAGCAAGCTATCAAATCTCCGACTTCTGGACTTACAAAGATTTTCATCTACTAAAGATATGAATGACAAATATCCAACTGCCGCTCTTTCCACTCTTAAGAATTTGACTGCTTTGTATATCAACggattaccaaatagtgttctTGGAAGAGGTATTGAAAATTTAAGGCAGTTGTCTACCTTGGTCATTTCAGGCAACAGCGGGTGGTGTAGAATCACACTAATTACAGAAAACACATTCCGACATGTTCCATTCCTGGAGAAGCTGGACATATCAAATTGTGGTGTTGAACATATTGCCCTTGGAAGTTTTTCTTTTCTGAAGAAACTAAAGGAATTATCATTATCACATAACAGACAAGCCACCTTTAAGATATTGAAGAACGTTTCCATCGATTTATTGCAAACCCCGGTTCAAATACTGAGGCTAGAAACACTATACTGCACATATGGTATGGGAATTAAGCTTAGAGTCGAGGACATTCGATACTTTCGGAATACCTCGATCAGGGAGTTATATATCGGAGAAAATAGATTAGAACAGATTGAGCCAGGTTTTTCGCATTATCTTCCGAAACATCTACGTCTTCTATCAGCACCCTATAATCGATTCACCTTTGGACTATACCTGATAGAGATGTGCAGTTTAGATAGTTTAGAAGAAATCGATATAAGCCACCGTCTTGAAGAACCAACCGCGAATAAACATGATTTTATGTGCTTTAATTTCGATGGCATGTCTTGTACAGAAAATAAAAGGCAAGTGAAAATCAAGACATGGGCGCGAAGTTCATTTTGGTCAAATCCATATGCCGATCCATATAACATCACTCTTTGTGTACCTAAATATTTAAGAGTTCTACATATCAACCACGCATCTTTAGGTCCAACATTGATTAATATTACCATCCCTAATAATTCCCTGACCTCAGTGTATCTTCAAAATAACTTTTTTCGTGAATTCAATGGATACCTCTTTggatttaacaaaatcaagctTTTGGATTTATCGAACAATTTCTGTGGACGTGTGTCACCAACATTTTTTGAATATGTGCCTTCCCTTGAAACTTTGATTCTAAATAATAACTATTTGGGAGAAACTTTGTCTAAAGACAACAACTATGTTTTTAGATATCTAAAAAACCTTCGACAACTCGAACTGAAacaaaatagaataaacaatCTTGCAACTACAGTCTTTTACAACCTTATTAATCTTCAAAGCCTAGACTTAAGCATGAATGTCATCACAGAGTGGAAATTAGACATGGGCCGATTACCATCTCTGAAATGTTTGGATCTCTCAAACAATCAGATATCATTTCTTTCGCCATCTTCCACGAAGCAAATTGATAAACTGACCGGGAAGAGAGCTATAAGTATTAATTTAGCAAATAATCCTTTACTGTGCAATTGTGAAactaaatattttatcaattggGTGCATCAGCGGTGGGTTTCCAAATCAATCACTTTCATTAATGTCgaaaattacacatgtttgatTCATAAATCAAACGAAATACAaattcaaaaattcaaaaatacgAAACATTTGAAAGATATCGTAACTCATTTAGAACATGAATGCATATCCTCTGTTGCTATTATAGTGGTAGCAACATGCGCTCTCATATTGTCTGCTATCATTCTATGTTGTGGGTTGGTATATCGTTATCGATGGAGGTTGCGCTACCTATACTATATGACAAAGAGTAGATTTCATGGATACCGGGCTCTGCGGCACGATCATTTCAAATACGACGCCTTCATATCGTACGCCGATGAAGACCGATCTTTCGTTGTTTCAAAATTCATCCCCGAATTAGAGGAACAGTCAGGATTACGTTTATGTCTACATAATCGAGATTTTCTTCCCGGTTACGACATTGCAGAAAACATTCTAACGGCTGTACAACAAAGTAAAAAAACAATTGCCATTTTATCTGGCAATTACATCACATCCTACTGGTGTATGTACGAACTGAACATGGCAAGAATGGAGGGCATCTACTCAAGAGAAGGAGAAGATGTCTTGTTTCTTGTTATTTATGATCACATGCGTTACGAAGACATTCCGCTAACACTAATGGATCTGATGGAAAAGAAATCCTACATTGAATTTCCTAATGATGAATATGGCGATGTTGTTTTCTGGAATAAAGTGAGGGAAACAATAGGACATCACTAA